A region from the Dinoroseobacter shibae DFL 12 = DSM 16493 genome encodes:
- a CDS encoding jacalin-like lectin — protein MSIETLTFGGRGGDAFDIAGFEAIGLSSASRIDELRLDNARYGGNGGKKESGLSFSSDEYINEMVIRSGSRVDRIELRTNRGRELVHGGNGGTRHELTDIRVLGLGGRSGSELDQLAVHFIRDYQPSQPEPGRHTAIIGVVPQGELIETFELDRTRELNATRRLFQTTFTANQSSSFGGSLGSAKGEFTAMASKSFGLTQVVEKEFLEEIETEEVNSETVTRSPGRGFVGLETVQVEVYRVEAPSRDINDAVWWTFPVGTPEYIEVREEIGIPPLESVIDMTGILSLQLPVMAPRKTERFGCDWYAAQP, from the coding sequence ATGAGCATCGAGACACTTACCTTTGGTGGACGCGGCGGCGACGCATTTGACATCGCCGGGTTCGAAGCGATCGGCCTGAGTTCCGCCTCGCGGATCGACGAGCTGCGGCTGGACAATGCCCGCTACGGCGGCAACGGCGGGAAGAAAGAGAGCGGTCTGTCGTTCAGCAGCGACGAATACATCAATGAAATGGTGATCAGATCAGGAAGCCGGGTCGACCGGATCGAGCTGCGCACCAACCGCGGCCGCGAGTTGGTCCATGGCGGCAATGGCGGCACGCGACATGAGCTCACGGACATTCGCGTGCTCGGCCTTGGCGGGCGTTCCGGCAGCGAACTGGACCAGCTTGCCGTCCACTTCATCCGCGACTACCAACCCAGCCAGCCGGAGCCCGGCCGCCATACCGCGATCATCGGCGTCGTGCCGCAGGGGGAGCTGATCGAGACCTTCGAGCTGGACCGCACCAGGGAGCTCAACGCCACCCGCCGTCTCTTCCAGACGACCTTCACGGCCAACCAGAGCAGTTCGTTCGGGGGGTCGCTCGGCAGCGCCAAAGGCGAGTTCACTGCAATGGCCAGCAAGTCCTTCGGGCTCACGCAAGTCGTCGAAAAGGAATTCCTGGAGGAGATCGAGACCGAAGAGGTGAACAGCGAGACGGTCACCCGCTCGCCGGGCCGGGGTTTCGTCGGGCTGGAGACGGTTCAGGTAGAGGTCTACCGTGTCGAGGCCCCCTCGCGCGACATCAACGATGCTGTCTGGTGGACCTTCCCCGTTGGCACGCCCGAATACATCGAAGTCCGCGAAGAGATTGGCATCCCGCCGCTCGAAAGCGTCATCGACATGACCGGCATCCTGAGCTTGCAACTGCCGGTGATGGCGCCCCGGAAGACGGAGCGGTTCGGCTGCGACTGGTACGCGGCCCAGCCCTGA
- a CDS encoding adenine phosphoribosyltransferase: protein MTPRKTLRDYIRTIPDFPHEGIMFRDVTTLFADPRGFRIAVDQLLDPFVDVKIDKVAGLEARGFILGGAVAHQLSVGFVPIRKKGKLPGKTIAQDYVLEYGKATVEIHDDAFQPGERVLLVDDLLATGGTARAGIQLIERLGAEVVGCAFLIDLPDLGGRKLLEEMDMGVHALTSFDGD from the coding sequence ATGACCCCCCGCAAAACCCTCAGAGACTACATCCGCACCATCCCCGACTTCCCCCATGAGGGGATCATGTTCCGCGATGTCACCACCCTTTTCGCCGACCCGCGCGGCTTTCGCATCGCTGTGGACCAGCTGCTCGACCCGTTCGTGGACGTGAAGATCGACAAGGTCGCGGGGCTGGAGGCGCGGGGCTTCATCCTCGGCGGGGCCGTGGCGCATCAACTCAGCGTCGGCTTCGTGCCGATCCGCAAGAAGGGCAAGCTGCCCGGCAAGACAATCGCGCAGGATTACGTGCTCGAATACGGCAAGGCGACGGTGGAGATCCACGACGACGCCTTCCAGCCCGGCGAGCGTGTGCTGCTGGTCGACGATCTTCTGGCCACGGGCGGAACCGCGCGGGCGGGCATCCAGTTGATCGAACGGCTGGGGGCCGAGGTGGTGGGCTGCGCCTTCTTGATCGACCTGCCCGATCTCGGCGGACGCAAGCTGCTCGAAGAGATGGATATGGGGGTCCACGCCCTGACGTCCTTCGACGGCGACTGA
- a CDS encoding DUF302 domain-containing protein, giving the protein MHSPLPLAALVLSALPLAASAGMIEKASPHTVAQTLDRLEAAVTGVGATIFARIDHAGGAAKIGAELRPTEVLIFGNPALGTPAMQDAQTAGLDLPLRVLAYRDADGQVRVAYHAPADLVATHGLPADAAYLAKMTGALEALTAKAVAAE; this is encoded by the coding sequence ATGCACAGCCCCCTCCCCCTCGCCGCCCTGGTTCTGAGCGCACTGCCTCTCGCCGCCTCCGCCGGGATGATCGAAAAGGCCAGCCCCCACACCGTGGCCCAAACCCTCGACCGGCTCGAAGCCGCCGTGACCGGCGTGGGCGCCACGATCTTCGCCCGGATCGACCATGCGGGCGGCGCAGCCAAGATCGGCGCGGAGCTGCGACCCACCGAGGTCCTGATCTTCGGCAACCCCGCCCTGGGCACCCCCGCGATGCAGGACGCGCAGACCGCGGGGCTCGACCTGCCCTTGCGCGTGCTGGCCTACCGGGATGCCGACGGACAGGTGCGCGTCGCCTACCATGCTCCGGCGGATCTGGTCGCGACCCACGGGCTGCCCGCGGACGCCGCCTACCTGGCGAAGATGACCGGCGCGCTGGAGGCGCTGACCGCCAAGGCGGTGGCGGCGGAGTAG
- a CDS encoding FAD-binding oxidoreductase, with product MLDTVPADFETAVRAALPEAAFPELSAAYLEEPRGRYAGSGGLLVAPGATEEVATLVRLAQAHKVPIIPYGGGTGLVGGQIAPAGPVPVILSLRRMRSIRAVYPEENVLVADAGAVLAEVQQAARDVGRLFPLSLASEGSATIGGVLATNAGGVNVLRYGNARDLCLGLEAVMPDGAIWHGLTRLRKNNMGYDLRHLLIGAEGTLGIITGAALRLSPLPQRHGVGLLVVDSPAAALDLLALAGEVAGDTISAFELISGRGFEFFAETMPEMRAPLDPVPAWSVLIDLAGASGFDPEGALETLFARAAEAGLVSDGVIAQSEAQADALWALRENIPEANRRIGSVSSHDISVPLSEIPNFIETATARLAGIGDYRINCFGHVGDGNLHYNVFPQPGRSRADHEDERPAIKTCVHDLVHELGGSVSAEHGVGRLKVEDLERYGDPVKQAAMRAIKDALDPHGLMNPGAVLRART from the coding sequence ATGCTGGACACCGTGCCTGCCGATTTCGAGACCGCCGTGCGCGCCGCCCTGCCGGAGGCGGCCTTTCCCGAGTTGTCGGCGGCCTATCTCGAAGAGCCGCGGGGACGGTATGCGGGCTCCGGCGGGCTGCTGGTGGCGCCGGGCGCGACCGAGGAGGTGGCGACGCTGGTGCGGCTGGCCCAGGCGCACAAGGTGCCGATCATCCCCTACGGCGGCGGCACGGGCCTCGTGGGCGGGCAGATCGCGCCCGCGGGTCCGGTGCCAGTGATCCTGTCCCTGCGGCGGATGCGGTCCATCCGCGCGGTCTATCCCGAGGAGAACGTGCTGGTGGCCGACGCGGGCGCGGTGCTGGCCGAGGTGCAGCAGGCGGCCAGGGATGTCGGGCGGCTCTTTCCGCTGTCGCTGGCTTCCGAGGGCTCGGCCACCATCGGCGGGGTGTTGGCCACGAATGCGGGCGGGGTCAATGTGCTGCGCTACGGCAATGCGCGGGACTTGTGTCTTGGGCTGGAGGCGGTGATGCCGGATGGGGCGATCTGGCACGGGCTGACGCGGCTGCGGAAGAACAACATGGGCTACGATCTGCGCCACCTGCTGATCGGGGCGGAGGGCACGCTGGGGATCATCACCGGCGCGGCGCTGCGCCTGTCACCCCTGCCGCAGCGCCACGGGGTCGGGCTGCTGGTGGTCGACAGCCCCGCCGCGGCGCTCGACCTGCTGGCGCTTGCGGGGGAGGTTGCGGGCGACACGATTTCGGCCTTCGAGCTGATCTCGGGGCGCGGGTTCGAGTTCTTTGCCGAGACCATGCCGGAGATGCGCGCGCCCCTCGATCCGGTGCCCGCCTGGTCGGTGCTGATCGATCTGGCAGGTGCCAGCGGGTTCGATCCCGAGGGCGCGCTGGAGACGCTTTTTGCCCGGGCGGCGGAGGCGGGGCTGGTGTCTGACGGGGTGATCGCCCAGTCCGAGGCGCAGGCGGACGCGCTCTGGGCGCTGCGGGAGAACATCCCCGAGGCCAATCGGCGGATCGGGTCGGTGTCGTCCCATGACATCTCGGTGCCCCTATCGGAGATCCCCAACTTCATCGAGACCGCCACGGCGCGGCTGGCCGGGATCGGGGATTACCGGATCAACTGCTTCGGCCATGTGGGCGACGGAAACCTGCACTATAACGTTTTCCCGCAACCGGGCCGCAGCCGGGCCGATCACGAGGACGAACGGCCCGCGATCAAGACCTGCGTGCATGATCTGGTGCATGAGCTGGGCGGGTCGGTTTCGGCCGAGCACGGGGTGGGGCGGCTGAAGGTCGAGGATCTTGAACGCTACGGCGATCCGGTGAAGCAGGCGGCGATGCGCGCGATCAAGGATGCGCTAGACCCACACGGGCTGATGAACCCCGGTGCGGTGCTGCGCGCCCGGACGTGA
- a CDS encoding MBL fold metallo-hydrolase: MRCISLFAAALAAMGLAAPAEAQARKPSHCIAIADAAPGIEYIQKASFGQPLQEFTVRLSYIAHASFLLEGPEGFSAVTDYTGFLGNTDFFPDVVTMNNAHSTHWTDTPDPRIPHVLPGWNPNGANPIEHYLELGEVLVRNVPTDVRSGFGTVSAPLGNSIFVFEIAGLCIGHLGHLHHALNDRQFAALGRLDVVMAPVDGGYTVPQEVMIDLLKRLRSSVIIPMHWFGDFTLEKFLDGMADEFRIDRREENFIEVSLRSLPSEPTVVVLRPAWLRDDG; this comes from the coding sequence ATGCGCTGCATCTCTCTTTTCGCCGCCGCTCTCGCTGCCATGGGGCTTGCCGCCCCGGCAGAGGCCCAGGCCCGCAAGCCCAGCCATTGCATCGCCATCGCGGATGCTGCGCCGGGGATCGAGTACATTCAGAAGGCCAGTTTCGGACAGCCCCTGCAGGAGTTCACCGTGCGGCTGAGCTATATCGCCCATGCCAGCTTCCTGCTGGAGGGGCCGGAGGGCTTCTCGGCGGTCACCGATTACACCGGGTTTCTGGGCAACACGGATTTCTTTCCCGATGTGGTCACGATGAACAACGCCCATTCGACCCATTGGACCGACACCCCGGACCCGCGCATTCCCCACGTTTTGCCCGGATGGAACCCCAACGGCGCCAATCCGATCGAGCATTACCTGGAACTGGGCGAGGTGCTTGTGCGGAATGTGCCCACGGATGTGCGCTCGGGCTTCGGCACGGTGAGCGCGCCCCTGGGCAACTCGATCTTCGTGTTCGAAATTGCAGGGCTCTGCATCGGGCATCTGGGGCACCTGCATCACGCGCTCAACGATCGGCAATTCGCGGCGCTGGGCCGGCTCGACGTGGTGATGGCACCGGTCGACGGCGGCTATACGGTGCCGCAGGAGGTGATGATCGACCTGCTCAAGCGGCTGCGGTCCTCGGTCATCATTCCGATGCACTGGTTCGGGGACTTCACCCTGGAGAAGTTCCTGGACGGCATGGCCGATGAGTTCCGCATCGACCGGCGGGAGGAGAATTTCATCGAGGTCTCGCTCCGCAGCCTGCCGTCGGAGCCGACGGTGGTGGTGCTGCGCCCGGCCTGGCTGCGCGACGACGGCTGA
- the tpiA gene encoding triose-phosphate isomerase: MRRKLAAGNWKMNGLRAALAEAEAITAAAAADGPEVLLCPPATLLAPMAAQAEGTALQIGGQYCHPAPSGAHTGHVSAPMLRDAGASYVIVGHSERRQDDGERDADVRAQTLAAWQAGLTAIVCVGETEAERDAANTLAIIGGQLAGSIPDTATGANLVVAYEPVWAIGTGRVPSVDQIGEVHDFIRARLEQRFGEGVGRSVRLLYGGSVKPGIAAEIFAVSNVDGALVGGASLKAADFTGIIAALG, encoded by the coding sequence ATGCGGCGGAAACTGGCGGCGGGAAACTGGAAGATGAACGGGCTGCGCGCGGCCCTCGCGGAAGCGGAGGCGATCACGGCCGCGGCCGCTGCGGACGGACCCGAGGTCCTGCTCTGCCCGCCCGCGACGCTCCTGGCGCCCATGGCGGCGCAGGCCGAGGGCACCGCCCTGCAGATCGGCGGGCAGTATTGCCATCCCGCCCCCTCGGGCGCCCATACGGGCCATGTCTCGGCGCCGATGCTGCGCGATGCCGGGGCCAGCTACGTGATCGTGGGGCATTCCGAACGGCGCCAGGACGACGGCGAGCGCGACGCGGATGTGCGCGCCCAGACGCTCGCGGCCTGGCAAGCCGGGCTGACCGCCATCGTCTGCGTGGGCGAGACCGAGGCCGAACGCGATGCCGCCAACACGCTGGCGATCATCGGCGGGCAACTGGCGGGCTCCATCCCCGATACCGCCACGGGTGCCAATCTCGTGGTGGCCTATGAGCCGGTCTGGGCCATCGGCACGGGCCGGGTGCCCAGCGTCGACCAGATCGGCGAGGTGCATGATTTCATCCGCGCGCGACTGGAACAACGTTTCGGCGAAGGCGTGGGGCGGTCGGTACGGCTGCTCTATGGCGGCTCGGTCAAACCCGGCATCGCCGCCGAGATCTTCGCCGTGTCCAACGTGGACGGGGCGCTTGTGGGCGGCGCATCCCTGAAGGCGGCGGATTTCACCGGGATCATCGCCGCACTGGGCTGA
- a CDS encoding LysR family transcriptional regulator, with amino-acid sequence MHLEFRHLRTVKAIHEAGGLAKAADQLNITQSALSHQIKGLEDQAGLELFVRRSKPLKLSAAGMRLLRLAEQVLPQVAALEEEFRGIKAGKTGRLHIAIECHACYEWLFPVLEQFRKAWPDVDVDIRPGLQFQALPALQREEVDLVISSDPEELPGVDFTPLFDYEPVFVASAAHPLAAKPFVEAEDFRDELLITYPVDRARLDVFSELLIPARIEPRAVRQVELTAVILLLVASNRGVAVLPDWVVREVRYNSDYVTRPLTESGVTKRLYAATRDTETTLPFMSHVIRLARTEPIKLQRSGTAEEPQSA; translated from the coding sequence ATGCATCTGGAATTTCGACATCTGCGCACGGTCAAGGCGATCCACGAGGCCGGAGGTCTGGCCAAGGCGGCCGATCAGCTCAACATCACGCAATCGGCCTTGTCCCATCAGATCAAGGGGTTGGAGGACCAGGCGGGGCTGGAGCTGTTCGTGCGCCGCTCCAAGCCGCTGAAGCTGTCGGCGGCGGGCATGCGGCTGTTGCGGCTGGCCGAGCAGGTGCTGCCCCAGGTCGCCGCGCTGGAGGAAGAGTTCCGCGGGATCAAGGCGGGCAAGACCGGGCGGCTGCATATCGCCATCGAATGCCACGCCTGTTACGAGTGGCTGTTTCCGGTGCTGGAGCAGTTCCGCAAGGCCTGGCCGGACGTGGATGTGGACATCCGCCCGGGGCTGCAATTCCAGGCGCTGCCCGCCTTGCAGCGCGAAGAGGTGGACCTGGTGATCTCGTCGGATCCGGAAGAGTTGCCGGGCGTCGATTTCACCCCGCTCTTCGACTACGAGCCCGTGTTCGTCGCGTCCGCCGCCCATCCGCTGGCGGCCAAACCCTTTGTCGAGGCAGAGGATTTCCGCGACGAGCTGCTGATCACCTACCCGGTGGATCGCGCCCGGCTCGACGTGTTCTCCGAACTGCTGATCCCGGCGCGGATCGAGCCGCGCGCGGTCCGGCAGGTGGAGCTGACGGCGGTGATCCTTCTGCTGGTGGCGTCCAATCGGGGGGTCGCGGTGCTGCCCGACTGGGTGGTGCGGGAGGTGCGCTACAATTCGGACTATGTCACGCGGCCGCTGACGGAGAGCGGCGTGACCAAGCGGCTCTATGCGGCCACGCGCGACACCGAGACCACGCTGCCCTTCATGTCCCATGTCATCCGGCTGGCGAGAACCGAGCCGATCAAGCTGCAACGGTCCGGGACCGCCGAAGAACCGCAAAGCGCCTGA